The nucleotide sequence TTAAATGCTCAATCGGGGTTCAACTGCTGCTGCTAAAAGAAAATATAGACTATGTTTTAGAATTAGCTAAAATATTAAGAGATATAGATGTTGATTATTTTGTCATTAAGCCATATTCGCAACATCTTTTTAGTATAACAAAAGAGCATAATGCATTTAAATACATAAATTTAGAGTCACTAGCAAATAGTTTATATGGGTTACAAAATGATAATTTTTCAGTTATTTTTCGATATAAAACTATGCAAAAAAAAGATTCCAGCAAACATGAGTATAAAAAATGTTACTCCACACCATACTTTTGGGCATATGTGTCAAGCAATGGAGATTTGTACTCTTGCAGTTGCTACTTAGGAGATGATAAGTTTAAATTTGGTAATATAAATGATAAAAGTTTCCGTGAGCTTTGGCAGAGTGATAAAAGAAAGCAAAATATAAATTTTGTTCAAAACTCTCTTAACATCAGTCAATGCAGAGTTAATTGCAGAATGGATTTTATCAACTCATACCTTTGGGAACTTAAAAATCCAAATGAACATGTAAATTTTATTTAGGAACTATTATGACCCAAACAGAGATAAGAAAAAATATACTTAAAATGGCAAATAGAGCCAAAAGTCCGCATATAGGCTCGGCTCTATCTTGCGTTGATATTTTATATACATTATATTTTAAAATTTTAAAACTTGAAAACTATGCACAACGAGATATTTTCTTACTCTCAAAAGCGCACGCAGCAATGGCTCTTTACGTCACTTTAAATGCAAAAGGATTTATGAGCGATGAAGAGATACTAGGATATTATCAAAATAATGGCACATTACCAGCTCACACAGATAGATTTAGTAGTCCATACATAGAGATCTCAGCAGGAAGTCTTGGACATGCACTTCCTATGTCAGTAGGAATAGCAATGAGCATAAAAAATGAAAATCGAAAAGTATATGTCTTAATCGGAGATGGAGAAACACAAGAAGGTAGCATTTGGGAAGCAGCGATGTTAGCCCCTAAACTAAATTTAAATAATCTTTGTGTTTTGATAGATTATAACAATCTTCAAGGATATGGCAGAGCTAAGGAGATAACAAGTTTTGAACCTATAGATAAAAAATGGGAGAGCTTTGGCTGGGAATGCGTCATAGTAGATGGTCATGATGTACAAGCTTTGCAAAAAGCCATGAGTATAAAAACAGATAAGCCGCTTTGCATAGTATGCAAAACTATCAAAGGAAAAGGTGTAGAGTTTATGGAAAATGAACTCAAATGGCATTATTATATTGTTACAGATGAGATTTTAAACAGCGCATTAAGGGTTCTAAAATGAGAAATACACTAGCAAATGAAATTTATAAATACGCTGCCAAAAATAAGGATTTTTTTCTAATAAGTGGAGATGCGGGGCTTGGCGTATGGGATGAATATCAAAAAGAGTTTCCTAATCAATTTATAAATCCCGGGATAAATGAAGCATTATGTGTAGGAATGGCTGCTGGAATGGCACTAAGTGGGAAAAAAGTGGTATATTATAATATAGCTCCATTTGTGATAATGCGTCCTTTCGAGCAAGTAAGAAACGATATTTGC is from Campylobacter fetus subsp. testudinum 03-427 and encodes:
- a CDS encoding radical SAM superfamily enzyme, MoaA/NifB/PqqE/SkfB family (SPASM domain) (Pfam matches to PF04055.17 Radical_SAM, and to PF13186.2 SPASM); translated protein: MKDKFRIDSHKLIFHPKRVSNFLDALGNWEKEKDIYPIYVEFSPCGACNHRCTFCGLDYMGYKNIKISLEAFKKTSKDMAECGVKSIMFAGEGEPLLHKDLPSMAEFAKMQGIDLGLTTNFALTNTDISKSLLKNFTWIKVSLNGANAQNYAMIHKTKASDFDKVINNLKEAIKIRKENKFKCSIGVQLLLLKENIDYVLELAKILRDIDVDYFVIKPYSQHLFSITKEHNAFKYINLESLANSLYGLQNDNFSVIFRYKTMQKKDSSKHEYKKCYSTPYFWAYVSSNGDLYSCSCYLGDDKFKFGNINDKSFRELWQSDKRKQNINFVQNSLNISQCRVNCRMDFINSYLWELKNPNEHVNFI
- a CDS encoding transketolase, N-terminal subunit (Pfam match to PF00456.17 Transketolase_N), which gives rise to MTQTEIRKNILKMANRAKSPHIGSALSCVDILYTLYFKILKLENYAQRDIFLLSKAHAAMALYVTLNAKGFMSDEEILGYYQNNGTLPAHTDRFSSPYIEISAGSLGHALPMSVGIAMSIKNENRKVYVLIGDGETQEGSIWEAAMLAPKLNLNNLCVLIDYNNLQGYGRAKEITSFEPIDKKWESFGWECVIVDGHDVQALQKAMSIKTDKPLCIVCKTIKGKGVEFMENELKWHYYIVTDEILNSALRVLK